From a single Myotis daubentonii chromosome 5, mMyoDau2.1, whole genome shotgun sequence genomic region:
- the HNRNPAB gene encoding heterogeneous nuclear ribonucleoprotein A/B isoform X2, translating into MSETGEEQLMETTGATENGHEAAPEGESPAGPGSGAAASAGGGSAAPPAGNQNGAEGDKINASKEEEDAGKMFVGHLSWDTSKKDLKDYFTKFGEVVDCTIKMDPNTGRSRGFGFILFKDAASVEKVLDQKEHKLDGRVIDPKKAMAMKKEPVKKIFVGGLNPEATEEKIREYFGEFGEIEAIDLPMDPKSNKRRGFVFITFKEEEEPVKKVLEKKFHTISGSKCEIKVALPRKVYQQQQYGSGGRGNRNRGNRGSGGGGGSGGGQSQSWNQGYGNYWNQGYGYQQGYGPGYGGYDYSPYGYYGYGPGYDYRQ; encoded by the exons ATGTCGGAAACCGGTGAGGAGCAGCTCATGGAGACGACGGGCGCCACCGAGAACGGGCACGAGGCCGCCCCCGAAGGCGAGTCGCCGGCCGGGCCGGGCAGCGGGGCCGCGGCGAGCGCTGGAGGCGGGAGCGCGGCACCTCCGGCGGGCAACCAGAACGGCGCCGAGGGCGACAAGATCAACGCCAGCAAGGAAGAGGAGGACGCGGG AAAAATGTTTGttggtcacctgagctgggatACCAGCAAAAAGGACCTAAAGGATTATTTTACCAAGTTTGGAGAGGTCGTTGACTGTACAATAAAAATGGATCCCAACACTGGCCGGTCAAGAGGATTTGGGTTTATTCTCTTCAAAGATGCAGCTAGTGTGGAGAAG GTCCTCGACCAGAAGGAGCACAAGCTGGATGGCCGTGTCATTGACCCCAAGAAGGCTATGGCCATGAAGAAGGAGCCTGTAAAGAAAATTTTTGTGGGGGGTCTGAATCCTGAAGCCACTGAGGAGAAAATCAGAGAGTACTTTGGCGAGTTTGGGGAG ATCGAGGCCATTGATCTTCCAATGGATCCAAAGTCAAACAAACGACGAGGTTTTGTTTTCATCACctttaaagaagaggaagaaccTGTGAAGAAGGTTCTAGAGAAAAAGTTCCACACCATTAGTGGAAGTAAG TGTGAAATCAAGGTGGCTCTGCCCAGAAAAGTCTATCAACAGCAGCAGTATGGCTCTGGGGGCCGTGGAAACCGCAACAGAGGGAACCGAggcagcggtggtggcggtggAAGTGGAGGAG GTCAGAGTCAGAGTTGGAATCAGGGCTACGGCAACTACTGGAACCAGGGCTACGGCTACCAGCAGGGCTACGGGCCCGGCTATGGCGGCTACGACTACTCGCCCTATGGCTATTACGGCTACGGCCCCGGATACGACTACA GACAGTGA
- the HNRNPAB gene encoding heterogeneous nuclear ribonucleoprotein A/B isoform X1, which produces MSETGEEQLMETTGATENGHEAAPEGESPAGPGSGAAASAGGGSAAPPAGNQNGAEGDKINASKEEEDAGKMFVGHLSWDTSKKDLKDYFTKFGEVVDCTIKMDPNTGRSRGFGFILFKDAASVEKVLDQKEHKLDGRVIDPKKAMAMKKEPVKKIFVGGLNPEATEEKIREYFGEFGEIEAIDLPMDPKSNKRRGFVFITFKEEEEPVKKVLEKKFHTISGSKCEIKVALPRKVYQQQQYGSGGRGNRNRGNRGSGGGGGSGGGQSQSWNQGYGNYWNQGYGYQQGYGPGYGGYDYSPYGYYGYGPGYDYSQGSTNYGKSQRRGGHQNNYKPY; this is translated from the exons ATGTCGGAAACCGGTGAGGAGCAGCTCATGGAGACGACGGGCGCCACCGAGAACGGGCACGAGGCCGCCCCCGAAGGCGAGTCGCCGGCCGGGCCGGGCAGCGGGGCCGCGGCGAGCGCTGGAGGCGGGAGCGCGGCACCTCCGGCGGGCAACCAGAACGGCGCCGAGGGCGACAAGATCAACGCCAGCAAGGAAGAGGAGGACGCGGG AAAAATGTTTGttggtcacctgagctgggatACCAGCAAAAAGGACCTAAAGGATTATTTTACCAAGTTTGGAGAGGTCGTTGACTGTACAATAAAAATGGATCCCAACACTGGCCGGTCAAGAGGATTTGGGTTTATTCTCTTCAAAGATGCAGCTAGTGTGGAGAAG GTCCTCGACCAGAAGGAGCACAAGCTGGATGGCCGTGTCATTGACCCCAAGAAGGCTATGGCCATGAAGAAGGAGCCTGTAAAGAAAATTTTTGTGGGGGGTCTGAATCCTGAAGCCACTGAGGAGAAAATCAGAGAGTACTTTGGCGAGTTTGGGGAG ATCGAGGCCATTGATCTTCCAATGGATCCAAAGTCAAACAAACGACGAGGTTTTGTTTTCATCACctttaaagaagaggaagaaccTGTGAAGAAGGTTCTAGAGAAAAAGTTCCACACCATTAGTGGAAGTAAG TGTGAAATCAAGGTGGCTCTGCCCAGAAAAGTCTATCAACAGCAGCAGTATGGCTCTGGGGGCCGTGGAAACCGCAACAGAGGGAACCGAggcagcggtggtggcggtggAAGTGGAGGAG GTCAGAGTCAGAGTTGGAATCAGGGCTACGGCAACTACTGGAACCAGGGCTACGGCTACCAGCAGGGCTACGGGCCCGGCTATGGCGGCTACGACTACTCGCCCTATGGCTATTACGGCTACGGCCCCGGATACGACTACA GTCAGGGTAGTACGAATTACGGGAAGAGCCAGCGACGTGGTGGCCATCAGAATAACTACAAGCCATACTGA
- the HNRNPAB gene encoding heterogeneous nuclear ribonucleoprotein A/B isoform X3 has protein sequence MSETGEEQLMETTGATENGHEAAPEGESPAGPGSGAAASAGGGSAAPPAGNQNGAEGDKINASKEEEDAGKMFVGHLSWDTSKKDLKDYFTKFGEVVDCTIKMDPNTGRSRGFGFILFKDAASVEKVLDQKEHKLDGRVIDPKKAMAMKKEPVKKIFVGGLNPEATEEKIREYFGEFGEIEAIDLPMDPKSNKRRGFVFITFKEEEEPVKKVLEKKFHTISGSKCEIKVALPRKVYQQQQYGSGGRGNRNRGNRGSGGGGGSGGGQGSTNYGKSQRRGGHQNNYKPY, from the exons ATGTCGGAAACCGGTGAGGAGCAGCTCATGGAGACGACGGGCGCCACCGAGAACGGGCACGAGGCCGCCCCCGAAGGCGAGTCGCCGGCCGGGCCGGGCAGCGGGGCCGCGGCGAGCGCTGGAGGCGGGAGCGCGGCACCTCCGGCGGGCAACCAGAACGGCGCCGAGGGCGACAAGATCAACGCCAGCAAGGAAGAGGAGGACGCGGG AAAAATGTTTGttggtcacctgagctgggatACCAGCAAAAAGGACCTAAAGGATTATTTTACCAAGTTTGGAGAGGTCGTTGACTGTACAATAAAAATGGATCCCAACACTGGCCGGTCAAGAGGATTTGGGTTTATTCTCTTCAAAGATGCAGCTAGTGTGGAGAAG GTCCTCGACCAGAAGGAGCACAAGCTGGATGGCCGTGTCATTGACCCCAAGAAGGCTATGGCCATGAAGAAGGAGCCTGTAAAGAAAATTTTTGTGGGGGGTCTGAATCCTGAAGCCACTGAGGAGAAAATCAGAGAGTACTTTGGCGAGTTTGGGGAG ATCGAGGCCATTGATCTTCCAATGGATCCAAAGTCAAACAAACGACGAGGTTTTGTTTTCATCACctttaaagaagaggaagaaccTGTGAAGAAGGTTCTAGAGAAAAAGTTCCACACCATTAGTGGAAGTAAG TGTGAAATCAAGGTGGCTCTGCCCAGAAAAGTCTATCAACAGCAGCAGTATGGCTCTGGGGGCCGTGGAAACCGCAACAGAGGGAACCGAggcagcggtggtggcggtggAAGTGGAGGAG GTCAGGGTAGTACGAATTACGGGAAGAGCCAGCGACGTGGTGGCCATCAGAATAACTACAAGCCATACTGA